In Lolium rigidum isolate FL_2022 chromosome 7, APGP_CSIRO_Lrig_0.1, whole genome shotgun sequence, the DNA window GTGTTCTGTACTGTACTACATTGGGACGGCCCAAAATAAGCAGAACTCGAACGCAGGCCTAGCTGCTGTGTGAGGAAGACGGCCAGGCGGGCATGTTTCCAGGCTGAGTCTCAGATCCGGGTCTCGACAGCTCAAGTGCGTCGGTTGATGATATCATCTGCGCGGCGGCGTCGGCCAGAAGTTGTAGACGCCACCCCCGACAAAGGCCCCCCATCTATGCTCTCTGGTGAACTGGTAAGCgtctttcctctctctctctctctctcaattctACATGATCCTGCTATGTGGGGGCATTAGGATGTAGTAGGTAGGATTCAATGGTGGTTTAGTTGTGTTCACGTTCATTGGGAACGGCCTCGAATGATTTAGATTGTCATAGCCGCCGGTTTGGCATTAAAAGTTTTTTAAGGTTGGAATACTTTCATTTTCGGAACGCTCTTTGATCGGAAGGATTTCTAAAGAGGCAAATTTTGGAAATAAAAATTGTACAAATTGAATATCATGGCATTTGTTCTTTGCATGAACTGTAAACGCCATGTATTTTCAGGTGTTCCACTTAATGCAATTTTATTCCTTTGAAATAAAATACGAATTAACACAACGGAATTTTAAAATCCTATAGTAAATCAAACAATTTCAATAGGAAAAATCTAAACGGTCGAAATGCTACTCCCTTGGACTCAAAGAAACCTTTTCTGACTTAGCATATAGAATGTAACAAGAATTGTTTGTATAAAAATGTATTGATTATTATCCGTAGGTTTGTATACTAAGGGGCCTCGGGCTCTAGTTCCGCCCCGGGCCCTCGAAATCTCAGAACCAGCCATGCTCACAGTCTTTAACTACTCCATGACTAAGGTGGTAAAGAAGTGCCCCGAGCACGATCCAACCCTTGCCAGGATCGACAAGTGATAGTTGGTACCTTGTATTGATTATttgtcggtgtgtggtgtgaactAATTAAGTTATGTCGTCTCTATTTTAAAGTAAGTTCTACTATTATGTGTTGTCTGAACTAAGAAATTAAGCCTGTGTTGGTGGTTTAGTATGCTACCTTCTATTCTAGTTTTGGCTCCTTATTTGTACATACATGGGATGGTAACTCACCACTCGAAAGAGGTTATCACACCACACGTTTTGCACACAACCAAACAACACATTCAGTTTCTGCAAAGTTTAAAACAGCTAGCCCAACAACGGACTTATGTTTCTTCCACGGTGTAGAAAAGGACTTCCAAACAACCAAACTGAATGCAAAAGTAGGCTAAGCCGTTGCATGAGAGGAAAAAACCCATGCGAGTAAGCAAACACGGGCCATGAAAAACGCACGCAGTTCACCATCGTGTCAGCCCAGTAGCATCGTCTACTCTGCTCCGCACTACCAGCCGGCTCTGCTTTTGGAATTTCCAATCTTGGTGGTGCTCCTTTTTCAAACGGGATATCTTGGTGTCTTCCTTTCCAATTTTCGGCCTTCAGAGTTCAGACTTCAGAGGCAGTAGTTCATCGCTTTTCAGGCGTGTGAGATGCAATTTTATCAGGACCGCCTCTGTGTATGGAGGGCATTTCCAAGTGGGAGCAATCTCGATCATGGTATCCGCAGGTGCTAATTAGTCGAGCAAAAGAGCATGGTACTGAAACGCATGATTTTCACAGAAAAGTACAACAAAGAGGGATCAATATTTTAGGTACCCATCCCAGCTCTGGACCGGCCAAGATAAAGCTGAAATAAGCAAATAGAAAGTTCGGTTGGTATTCGAAGTCTTTGCCAAACATTGTTTCAGTCCTTCAGAGTGGTGAACGCAGAGGAATGAACCAAACTGAATAGAGTACCGTACTACCTTTTGTCATCTTTTGTTTTCTTGCACATGCCTTTGCTAGTAAGTGACCCAACGTGCAACATTACACCATTTCTATATCCTCCGCCTAGTAGCGTGTACATTGCATTCTATACTCTAGATCGTACTACGCAAGCAGCCTCATCTTTTTTGCAGTGATGACTTATGACTATTGTCTAGTACTATGACATATACACAATAACTTAGGTGTTGCAAAACGTGCCATAGACAAATATATCACAATATTGTATTTGTCTAGGTCTCTAGGCTTTGCTTAGTACTCATCAACTAGAAAAAACTTTTTGAACACTAAAGCAAACTAGTTAGTGGGTAGGTTACCATGAGTAAGTGGACAAAATCAAATTGTGTTGTTctcgaaaacaaaaaaaatactccctccgtttccatGAAACGTGTCTTAATAATATGTTGATATATCAAAAATGATGTACTATATGTTATTATATTTATAGGGAACGAAACCAACCAAACCCTAAATTTTCTCTCTAAATGTTCTCCCAGTAGCTGGTAGATTCTGGTGGGGCAAGAATACCAGCAATGTGGACTAAGAAATTACGAATATTACGGGTTCTATAAGTACTTAGTTTTCTACAGGGATGCAATATATTTTCTAGTTTAGATAAAATGTAACCACGCATTGTTGTGATAGTTTCCCGTTATGTTTCTTGTAGGGTCTTAATTTATCCCATCAAGAATGTTGGAAAacagttttttttctttctaatcCTCAGTTGACTGAAGTGTTCATACATCCATGTGTTTCTTATGTTCTCAATTGACGAGGATTGCACTATTAAAGTGGTAAAAATACACAACTTAGGTGTTAGCCAAAAATGCCATAGATAAATATTCCCTCCGTTCGAAAATAAGTCTCATAGTTTTCTAGAGATACAGATGTATATATACATCAAAATGCgtctagatatatatgtatctagGTAAAGTTGTGACACTTATTTTAAAACGGACATGGTGAATCGCAATATTGTATTTTTATGAACTTTGGCTACTCCTCAACCAGAAAAAAGCTTTGAATGCTAAAGCATTTTAGTTAATGCTAGGTTACCTCGGGTAAGTGGACAAAAACAATTGTATCATTTTCTTAGAAATTTTAAAATTTGTAGATTAAATATATATGTGTGAAAGAGTAAAGAAATATAAACAAAACACTGATTTTTTTAGAGATATCTAGTAGGGCGTACTAAATTTTATCTTATTTATAGGGAATAAAATCATCCAAAGCCTTTTATTCTAAAAAAAATTATCTAAAAAGTTTTCCCAGCAGCTGGTGGATTTCGGTGGGGCGAGATTACCGGCATTGTGAACTAATAAGTACAAACATTATGTATTATataagtacttagttttcttcAGCTATGCTCTACATTATCtagtttaaataaaatatagccgCACACCGTTGTCATAGTATATTGCGTTATTGTCTTGCACGCGTAAGGATTTAACTATCATATTTATGCTTagttggaggtgagagaataggggAGAAAAGGCAAGTGAACTCTCATTCAAGAGCTAACTCTACCATTTGCTCTTagccactttgtgagagtgagaaGTGGGTCATATGTTAGTGAAATAATACATCTTCCTACATAGTTATTGTACAGATGACATGGCAATTTCTTATAGACATCTACTGGCTAAACGGACAAAcatttgtgtgtgtgcgtgtgtgcgtgtgGGTGTGGGTGCGAGTgcgtgtgtatgtgtgtgtgaaaACTAAAAAAACAACACTGTTTTTCTAGAGATATCTAGTAGGCCGTCCTAATGTTATCTTATTCATAGggaataaaatcatctaaaagcCTTTTATTCTAAACAATTATCTAAAAGTTCCCCAACTGGTGGATTTTGGTGGGCTGAGATTACCGGAAATGTGAACTAATAAGTATGTATTATATAACTACTTAGTTTTATTCAACGATGCTCTACATTATCtagtttaaataaaatatagccgTGCATCGTTGTGATAGTATTACGTTATTGTCTTGTAGGCGTAAGGATTTAAATATCGTATTTAAAATTTCCAGTGAATGTAAAAAATGATAATTAAAATTTTCAAGGAAAAATATATATTGGAGAGGCCATAACAATAAACTAAATGCGAACTTAAATTTGAGTGTGTGTACATGGGTCTTAAGGAGATGATTGGATTGAACATATTGTCATTGTTGATTGCTAAGTTGCTACACATGGACAGGTGAAATATGTGAAACAACAACGGGGATTGTGAGGGAATATTTGATATTATATTCAACCATACATTTAAGACATTTTAATTATGCATAAAAATATAAGTCACAGtactgagatgttcattatttggTGTCTAACCGTGTATTGACTATGAATCATAAAAGTATGGATTTTATTTGAGAAGAATCGCGGCGGTCAAAAAGTTCACATCAAGGATTAATATAAAATGTTACTTTAGTGAATAGAAATGGTATAACTTTATTCATGGCAGATTATTTCTAACCATCATTTACAATTGTATGCAAGCATATTGATACAAAAGTGATGGTTAAAGTTGCCCACTAGCCATATCAAATATTTAAAAGATATAAAGCTATGTATGAAATCTAGCTACCCAAATACGCGGGTCACCTGCTATTAACTAAAAAAATATCTATTTATTATGGAGTGAGTGATCGAGTGAGTGAGAGAGATGGAATTGATGATAGTTGTATGTTCGTCTAAAAGCTCGGAAATGCGGCTGAAATGTTAAGAAGAAAACTACCCAGGCAACTTAAACTAGCCGATTCCAAAAGATAGTTTAGACATAACCTAAGAACAATCGATCGCTACAATATGCTGTACATCTGCGTTAACAACGAGTAATCCTTGTTGATCTCGTTGACGAAGGACTTGACGTTCCTCTGTGCCAAACTCCTGTACTCAGCCGTCACAACTTTCTTCCTCAGCACGTTCATCTTCTCCTGCAAATGCCTCCCCTCTTTTCCATCCATGATCCTGTCGATGCACTCCCTCACCTGGTCTCTGCTCATGCAGCCGAGCTTGATCCCGATCTCCCACACGCCGGCAATGTACGCGCAGTTGATGAACTGGTCCCCGGCGACAGGGCAGCACAGGAGGCGCACCCCGTGCCGTATGGCCTCCACGGTGGAGTTCCAGCCGCAGTGCGTGAGGTAGCAGCCGACGGAGCCGTGCGCGAGCACGTCCTCCTGCGGCGCCCAGTCCACCACCTTGCcgcggccggcgacggcgacccTCTCGGCGTAGCCGTCGGGGAGCCCGGCGCGCCACGACGGGTCCTTCTTGAGCGCCCACAGGAACGGCCGCCCCGTGGCCTCCAGCCCCAGCGCGAGCTCCCGGATCTTGTCCTGCCCGATCGGCCCGACCCAGCTGCCGAACGAGACATACACCACTGACCCCGCACGTTGCCTGTCCAGCCAGCCGACGCACGTCGAGTCTGCCTGCCACATGCTGGGCTGCTTGCACGGCGCCACGGCGACGTCGCCTTTCATGATCTCGATGACGGTGCTGACCCCGCCGCCCGCTAGCAACGGCCCAACAGGGAGGACCCGCGGGCTCTGACGCGCTGGGTGGCCGTCATTGTCATTGTCatcgtcggtggcggcggcggcgccggcttcGCCTGGGAAGGAGTTGACGAGGACCGAACGGAAGCTCCTCGCGCGCTGCAGGGCCCGGAGCCAGAACGCGAACCTCGATTTCTGGGTGGCCGAGTCGCCCACGAGCCATGGCAACTCTTCGTCCTTCAGCTCGACCTGTGCCGGCAGGATCTTGAGGGCTCGGATCATCTGGTCCTGGCCGAACCCATCGTCGTCGAACTGATTTGGGGATGATCGAGGCGTGCCTGCACGTTCGTAAGATCAACGATGAATCAGTGAAACACAGATTTTAATTCCTCAATTCTTGATTTGCATATGTGAGTATGCATGGAGTGCTCTCGTGCCGACAAGATGTGCACTAGACCAGACACGGAGATAGCAACAAAAACTCTACAAACTGAGGCTACAACTAGCGAGATCGATCCAGGCCACCATCCCACGTGCCGTGATTGGTGAGATTTAATCATGCATGCATCGAGAGCCCGTCCGATCTACCACAGGACCAAGTTGCCACCCGCAGTCACTTTGCTAGATGTACTTAATTTTCCAGTACGTGCGTGTTAGGGTTCAGAACTAATCGATGGATCGGTGGACTGGTCAAGCCACGTCATCTTGTTTTCTTCCGCTTACAACAACAGCATGTAGTAGTGCTACTCCATAATCGGAAAGAAGTGACTATTCGCACTTCCAAATATGGGAACGAAGAAAGTTCATCTGTACTGCACAAACCAGCCGCATGACCGTCAGATAGTTTGAATGTATCTAAAGAGAAAAAGGATGCAGCTCCTAGGGCTTCTCTACCGAAACAGTGCGCAGATCTCGTGTGCAGAGGCGACTGGTCAAATCTTAATTATGTTTTTGCTAGTTCTAAATTGAAAATTAGCTTAGACCTCGGTCAGCTTCGGAGCGGTTAAATTTGAATCGTGATTCATACGTCATTCCAGTTGCGAGTGGGTTACAACCGAGGAAAAAAATTGGTCGTCTAATTTGCATCGTGACACGTGTTGGCCGTGAATTACAAGTATGTTGCAACTGACCAAGAATTAAGCAAAATCTAGGTCAAGCAGAAAACTCGAGATCCCTCCCTAATTAATTGTTCTATTTTGCTAGTTCTCAATGGACTGAGAACTAACTTAGTCCTCGGTCGACTTTTAAATGATAAGATTTAATCGTGATTCACGTTAAactgagttgcaactgagatttttctagtTCAATTGAGATTGCAATTGATAAAAATGCTCGTACCATTGGAATGCATCGTGATTCATGCTAGCTATAAGTTGCAACTTGGTTGCCTTGAACCGTTGGATTGCTTCGTGATTCGTGGTACTCATTAATTGCAACACGGGCTGCAACTGAAGTTTGATGATATCACGGTTAGAACTAATCACACCCTTAATTGTTATGGTTTTTTAGATGAATTATTCCCCATATGTATCCCCTCTACATGTGCAAAGGTAGTACATATCTGGCCATGATATGATATCCTCCCTAAGTAGTATGCTAAATGAGAGAACCCATCACGTGTCGACTGCCGATTCGCCAAGGCAGCCAGAGGGTCAACTTTGTGAGTTACCTTCTGGTCCAAATATGAGCTAAAATGTACACCAAAAGGTTCAGACCTCAGAAAATAGTAATAAGGAATGTCGAGCTGGCCCCAAGACAAGATGGATCAGATCCAGAGAGCACTTGGCCGGACAGGGACCAAAGCAGAAAAGAAAGACGGGTCCGTGGCTTCTCACATGCACGTCGGCAACACATGGCCAATCCAATCATGTTTGGGCATTAGTATGAGCAGTTCTAAAAGCAGCTAATCAAGTTGATGCGGCTGACAGAAAAAACAGAGACATACAGGTTGTACGTTAACGTTCCTAGTGAACAGGAGTACCTGTCAATTGTCAAAGACTTAAATACCGTTATGCGGTTTATATGCGCATAATTCAATGAGTATTTTATGTTTGGCTGAGTGTATCCCAGATTTTCTATCTTATTCAACAACATGGATTATTGAATATATGATACCTCCAGCACTACATGCATGATACTTATGAATTCATTAAAAAAAACCGTGAGGGCTCTACAAACTTACTTCCTCTGATCTGTTTTAATTAATATTTTAGGTTAAATTTTGTTCCACGTTTATCTATATTCTATCTTTTagtcaacaaaaatatagaaaacAAAGTTGTTCTGCTCTTTCTCTATTGGATGTTATTATTTTCAAGGTATCTTGAATTTGTTCTCTACATATGTAGGTAATAATAAAAAATGCAATACTAGTTTATCTTTTTTTCCTATACCGTAGAATAAAACATAGCGGAGGGAGTAGATGAGTAGAGAATAAAGTTTACAGATTACATGATACTTGATTAGGTGCACTCTTTATATTTATTAAATCGGGAGGTTTGATGATGTCAGTGTGTTGGGTGGAGATAGATCTCAATCTCGTAGATACTTTTACATGGGAAGTCATATCAGTGCTTCGAGTCTACAACCTTCGTTACGGAGAAAGAAGACTTataatttatttttcaatttgaacaacGGTAAAGTTAGGCCAAGTTTGTACAAAAATTGTTGACATATACAATACCAAATCAGAATAGCTGGATATATCATGAAATGCATTTTTACTTGATGTCTATATGATATTATATATAGCTGTTAACTTTTTAAATACTGTATAAACTTAGGAtctaaacttagtcaaactttacaTTGTTTTATTTTTATAAAAGGCTATGTGAGGGCGTGTGGCATGCATGGAATATTTGGAGTGCATGTCACACCAAGCATATGCAAGACCAAAGGATCCTTTCATGCTACTTGAACTCTTGGTTTACATATCGTCAGGTCAACTCTAACATGTTACGCGCGTGTACTCCGGCGCAGTACGTTCGGAAAGAAAGGAATTAGCTGCAAGCTATGAGCGTGTATACCATATATACGTACCAGATTCCGAGATGAGCCCCTTCTCCATTAGCTCCGGGATGGCGGCTACAACGCGGTAGCTCGCGAGCATCGCGGGCCAGAACCCCGCCGCCGGCACGCCGCACCGCTCGGCCACGGGAACGGCCCATGACGCCAGCACGTCGACCACGACGCAGGCGACGCGGCAGCCCGTGGCGGCGTGCGCCCGCGTCAGCAGGCGCTCTAGGTGACCCGGCATGTGGTGCTCCATGGCGTGCCCGAAGTCGGCGAACCCCGGCGGGTCGCCACCGTCGACGTCCGTGACGCCACTGGGGATGGAAGCCAGAGCCACGCCGTCGCTGACGTCGGCGTCGGTCTTCGTCCCCGCGATGCGCCGGTGGATGAAGTCCGGCACGGCGACCGTGGCCGCGACGCCGTGCGCGGCGAGGGCGCGCGCCAGGTGCAGCATGGGCGTGACATGGCCTTGAGCCGGGAATGGCACGAGGACCACGGCGGGGAGCTGGACGGCAGCCTCGGCACCCATGCCGTCGACGTCTTGTTATTGTTATGGCCGATCGGCTGGCTGTCCGATGTCTCCGTGGTCTGGACTTCGCTTGGACACATATATATGGCCCAACGAATGCGTCATGTGTGGAATTTATACTGGCCGCGGACTGGCGGATGGCTATGCTGAGCCAATTCCATGCTCTATCACATTCCCATTTTTATGTGAGGTTTCACGCTTTTTTCTCCACGACAAGTTTATTTGGCCACTTGGGGAGCATGCGTCCCCACGTGCTAATTCCATAATTTTATTACTTCATGCAGCCCAAATTAGTAAGCACGGCTACAAGAGTACTCTTGAGCCGCGACCAATTAATTTGGACGAAAAGGAGTATTAGAAATGATGATGCAATCATCAATATCGAATATATGTCCAGTGCAAGTGAGTCGCATCAATTAATTTGGATGCAAGAGAATACTAGAAATGATGCAAGCACTGATGTCGAATACacggttgataataataataaatattaACAGCCCTGACTCTAAAATTTTCGAAAGAAGCCCCTCTTCTACTACCCTGTAAATAGGAACAAAAACCACCGCAACAGTAGTAAAGAATTTGGGGTCGTCAAGACAATATCCTCAAGAAGGGATCACCCCTTATAGGTCTTGGGTACTACTAACAAATATAGAGATTATGATTGTCACAAGCTGTAGTTTCAGATAAACATTGTTGACAAGAGAGCAACACAAGAATCTCAACACCACCTAAGCCTCGGGGTCAATTTTTCCTAGAGGTGTGTTTTTTTTTCTCGCGATGCTTCTAGAATATGTGTTGTCTCCTGGTTAAATTTGTGGTGTATCACGAGGCTAAATTAAGCGGTGTATCACGATCCTAAATTGGGTGGTTTATTTTTCCTTGAGGTGTATCACGTCGGTAAGCGCAACACATAACGTGAGGAAACACCGAACAATGTGACGGTGGATCACGACATTGACAAATTCCAGAATATGTGTTTTCTCTGGCCTAAATTTGTGCAAATCCTGACAGACAAATCCGCCGAATCG includes these proteins:
- the LOC124677826 gene encoding UDP-glycosyltransferase 82A1-like produces the protein MGAEAAVQLPAVVLVPFPAQGHVTPMLHLARALAAHGVAATVAVPDFIHRRIAGTKTDADVSDGVALASIPSGVTDVDGGDPPGFADFGHAMEHHMPGHLERLLTRAHAATGCRVACVVVDVLASWAVPVAERCGVPAAGFWPAMLASYRVVAAIPELMEKGLISESGTPRSSPNQFDDDGFGQDQMIRALKILPAQVELKDEELPWLVGDSATQKSRFAFWLRALQRARSFRSVLVNSFPGEAGAAAATDDDNDNDGHPARQSPRVLPVGPLLAGGGVSTVIEIMKGDVAVAPCKQPSMWQADSTCVGWLDRQRAGSVVYVSFGSWVGPIGQDKIRELALGLEATGRPFLWALKKDPSWRAGLPDGYAERVAVAGRGKVVDWAPQEDVLAHGSVGCYLTHCGWNSTVEAIRHGVRLLCCPVAGDQFINCAYIAGVWEIGIKLGCMSRDQVRECIDRIMDGKEGRHLQEKMNVLRKKVVTAEYRSLAQRNVKSFVNEINKDYSLLTQMYSIL